In a single window of the Eleginops maclovinus isolate JMC-PN-2008 ecotype Puerto Natales chromosome 6, JC_Emac_rtc_rv5, whole genome shotgun sequence genome:
- the LOC134866344 gene encoding zinc finger E-box-binding homeobox 1-like isoform X3, translating into MSTCAVTEFNNGLEASSDSDDEDKLHIVEEDSLLETEVAGAEGTKAQGGHDYATTVLPHNGALNGVKEEYVSEEEDDEEEEEEEDAEKDSLVEDILQQGDTAVIFPEAPEDEQSPAETGGADENGTPDSFSQLHTCPYCSRGYKRNASLKEHIKYRHETSEDNYSCSHCSYTFTYRSQLERHMSHHRGTREQRHVSQSTGGSGGTGGTRKFKCTECSKAFKYKHHLKEHLRIHSGEKPYECSNCKKRFSHSGSYSSHISSKKCVGAAPPNGAARTSIKSPPPTAQTTPVVIAPARMILKEKTESKPLQEQLPITQIKSEPVEYECKPVTASTATSAATNGGTEQPAVVPATTLPQGVAMVVPTVGLMSPISINLNDLQNVLKVAMDGNVLRQVLGTANGVVTQGKHGIVVQQPQHQIISLPAFVDHDGTTKIIINYSISPAAATTATTQPAPLVAKTNPALLPTVTAAAPTPTKTDKCSTPEATDLSIVKTEPESVSIKDMETEAVKQTEITSKARSNQMPKVISTSACLLCDDCPDNLEALHLLQHRKAANGEAVDSAALDPSFAALLSEAGVTLEEPPVDDLLSLLKTYFASNANPSEKELTKISESVSIPVDVVRKWFAKMNFGKYGNKTIAVSKKTETMNLSSKDALNQNGEAETDSSKEISNQASSQSGNASPSDSSPLSLNTGDLIIVKSEPEDPDAPDSQAEPLDLSLPKHIAAALETSGTPAKLQEHPLNLTCLRKEQLDGRTIYVTTPQTGGSVNIVTAAQLPTLVAIASQGCLSAINTTTKRTILIPQLTYTYATTAGNATGAKTVVLNGHKQEKKVDSGSDGVSAVEEQNDSDSATLMKKRRLENGVYPCDLCSKVFQKGSSLLRHKYEHTGKRPHECNICEKAFKHKHHLIEHSRLHSGEKPYQCDKCGKRFSHSGSYSQHMNHRYSYCKKDGPDAGSGSGPRSVQSELGSPGTGLQSDSRTTTPPSQLDSDERESEEEEDDDDDEAMCMDDIRVVQVDDGECEIYEGNFEDDDDEEEDEEGEEIVEGEGEEIVEGEGEEIVEGEGKEIVEGEGKEIVEEEGEEIVEGEGKEIVEEEGEEIVEEEGEGEEIVEEDMTEEEEAEGEKQGTEVVCEVMEVEVGDDHMEDEEMEETTEEKEEAASADTEESADCEADTDKNVREGSDSTEPEDGVVTNAK; encoded by the exons tgACAGAATTCAACAATGGCTTGGAGGCCAGTTCAGACTCTGATGACGAGGACAAGCTACACATCGTGGAGGAGGACAGCCTGCTGGAGACCGAGGTCGCCGGCGCCGAAGGGACCAAAGCGCAGGGCGGCCATGACTACGCCACAACAGTATTACCCCACAACGGTGCCCTGAACGGAG tGAAGGAGGAGTATGTGTCCGAAGAGGAGgacgatgaagaggaagaggaggaggaggacgctGAGAAGGATTCTCTAGTGGAAGATATTCTCCAGCAGGGAGACACTGCCGTCATCTTTCCTGAAGCCCCCGAGGATGAGCAGAGTCCGGCGGAGACAGGAGGCGCTGATGAAAACG GCACACCAGACTCCTTCTCCCAGCTGCACACTTGCCCCTACTGCTCCCGGGGCTACAAGCGCAACGCCTCGCTGAAGGAGCACATCAAGTATCGCCACGAGACCAGCGAGGACAACTACAGCTGCTCGCACTGCAGCTACACCTTCACCTACCGCTCGCAGCTGGAGAGGCACATGAGCCACCACCGGGGCACCAGGGAGCAG CGCCACGTCTCCCAGTCGACGGGTGGATCAGGAGGAACCGGTGGAACCCGCAAGTTCAAGTGTACCGAATGTTCCAAGGCCTTCAAGTACAAGCACCACCTGAAGGAGCACCTGCGCATTCACAGCG GTGAAAAACCCTACGAATGTTCCAACTGCAAGAAGCGATTCTCCCACTCAGGCTCCTACAGCTCCCACATCAGCAGTAAGAAGTGTGTGGGTGCAGCACCCCCCAATGGTGCCGCTCGAACGTCGATCAAATCCCCCCCACCCACCGCCCAGACAACACCAGTCGTAATTGCTCCAGCCCGCATGATTCTTAAAGAGAAGACTGAAAGCAAACCCCTCCAGGAGCAGCTGCCCATCACCCAGATCAAATCTGAACCTGTGGAATACGAGTGCAAGCCTGTGACGGCGTCAACGGCCACTTCAGCTGCAACCAACGGAGGGACGGAGCAGCCAGCCGTGGTTCCAGCTACAACCCTGCCCCAGGGGGTGGCTATGGTCGTACCCACGGTCGGCCTCATGTCGCCCATCAGCATCAATCTGAACGACTTGCAGAATGTGCTTAAGGTGGCGATGGACGGCAACGTGCTCAGGCAGGTGCTGGGGACAGCGAACGGCGTGGTGACGCAGGGGAAGCACGGAATTGTAGTCCAGCAGCCCCAGCACCAAATCATCAGCCTGCCCGCTTTCGTGGATCACGACGGCACCACCAAGATCATCATCAACTACAGCATCAGCCCTGCAGCCGCCACCACTGCCACTACCCAGCCTGCACCGCTAGTTGCCAAAACCAATCCTGCTCTCCTTCCCACTGTCACCGCTGcagcccccacccccaccaAGACAGATAAGTGTTCAACCCCAGAGGCTACCGACCTCTCCATTGTTAAGACAGAGCCAGAATCAGTGTCCATCAAAGACATGGAGACGGAGGCAGTCAAACAGACAGAAATCACTTCAAAGGCCCGATCAAATCAAATGCCAAAAGTCATCAGCACCAGTGCGTGTTTACTCTGCGATGACTGCCCCGACAACCTGGAGGCCTTACACCTCCTCCAGCACCGCAAAGCAGCCAACGGAGAGGCCGTCGACTCGGCTGCTTTGGACCCCTCGTTCGCTGCTCTGCTAAGCGAGGCGGGTGTGACGCTTGAGGAGCCACCTGTGGACGACCTCCTCTCGCTCCTCAAGACGTACTTCGCCTCCAATGCCAACCCCAGCGAGAAGGAGCTGACCAAGATCTCAGAGTCTGTCAGTATTCCCGTGGATGTGGTCAGAAAGTGGTTTGCTAAGATGAACTTTGGGAAATATGGAAATAAAACCATAGCCGTTTCAAAAAAGACTGAAACCATGAATTTGAGCTCAAAGGATGCCTTGAATCAGAatggagaggcagagacagacagctccAAAGAAATATCCAACCAAGCCTCATCACAATCTGGCAACGCTTCTCCATCAGACTCTTCACCACTAAGCCTCAACACCGGGGACCTCATCATTGTTAAGAGCGAGCCAGAAGACCCAGATGCCCCGGACTCCCAGGCCGAGCCGCTTGACCTCTCCCTCCCTAAACATATCGCCGCAGCATTGGAAACGAGCGGGACTCCTGCCAAGCTGCAGGAACATCCTCTAAACCTGACCTGCCTGAGGAAGGAGCAGCTAGACGGTCGAACCATCTACGTCACCACGCCTCAGACCGGAGGGTCTGTCAACATCGTCACCGCCGCACAGCTGCCCACATTGGTGGCTATAGCCAGTCAGGGCTGCCTCAGCGCCATCAACACGACCACAAAACGCACCATCCTCATCCCACAGCTCACCTACACCTACGCCACTACAGCCGGCAACGCCACTGGAGCTAAGACTGTCGTGCTCAACGGCCATAAG caggagaagaaagTAGACAGCGGGTCGGATGGCGTCTCCGCAGTGGAGGAGCAGAATGACTCAGATTCGGCCACACTGATGAAGAAGCGGCGGCTGGAGAACGGTGTCTACCCATGTGACCTTTGCTCCAAAGTCTTCCAGAAGGGCAGCTCCCTGCTCAGGCACAAATATGAACACACAG GAAAACGGCCCCATGAGTGCAACATCTGCGAGAAGgccttcaaacacaaacaccacctGATTGAACACTCGAGGCTGCACTCCGGGGAGAAACCCTATCAGTGCGACAAGTGCGGGAAGCGCTTCTCTCACTCCGGCTCGTACTCCCAGCACATGAACCACCGCTACTCCTACTGCAAGAAGGACGGTCCGGACGCTGGCTCCGGTTCGGGGCCACGCAGCGTTCAGTCGGAGCTCGGCAGCCCCGGCACCGGACTGCAATCGGACAGCCGGACAACGACCCCGCCCTCCCAACTGGACTCAGACGAGAGGGagagcgaggaagaggaggacgacgACGACGATGAGGCCATGTGTATGGACGACATCCGAGTCGTGCAGGTGGACGATGGCGAGTGCGAGATCTACGAAGGTAACTTTGAGGACGAcgacgatgaggaggaggatgaagagggagaggagattgtggaaggagagggagaggagattgtggagggagagggagaggagattgTGGAGGGCGAGGGAAAGGAGATTGTGGAGGGCGAGGGAAAGGAGAttgtggaggaagaaggagaggagattGTGGAGGGCGAGGGAAAGGAGAttgtggaggaagaaggagaggagattgtggaggaagaaggagagggagaggagattgTGGAGGAAGACatgacagaggaggaagaggcggaAGGAGAGAAGCAGGGCACGGAGGTTGTGTGCGAAGTGATGGAGGTCGAGGTCGGGGACGATCACATGGAGGACGAAGAGATGGAGGAAACAACCgaagaaaaggaggaagcaGCAAGTGCGGATACAGAGGAAAGTGCCGACTGTGAAGCAGATACGGACAAAAACGTCAGGGAGGGGTCAGACAGCACCGAACCCGAAGACGGAGTGGTGACAAACGCCAaataa
- the LOC134866344 gene encoding zinc finger E-box-binding homeobox 1-like isoform X2, which produces MADGPRCKRRKQANPKRSSVTEFNNGLEASSDSDDEDKLHIVEEDSLLETEVAGAEGTKAQGGHDYATTVLPHNGALNGVKEEYVSEEEDDEEEEEEEDAEKDSLVEDILQQGDTAVIFPEAPEDEQSPAETGGADENGTPDSFSQLHTCPYCSRGYKRNASLKEHIKYRHETSEDNYSCSHCSYTFTYRSQLERHMSHHRGTREQRHVSQSTGGSGGTGGTRKFKCTECSKAFKYKHHLKEHLRIHSGEKPYECSNCKKRFSHSGSYSSHISSKKCVGAAPPNGAARTSIKSPPPTAQTTPVVIAPARMILKEKTESKPLQEQLPITQIKSEPVEYECKPVTASTATSAATNGGTEQPAVVPATTLPQGVAMVVPTVGLMSPISINLNDLQNVLKVAMDGNVLRQVLGTANGVVTQGKHGIVVQQPQHQIISLPAFVDHDGTTKIIINYSISPAAATTATTQPAPLVAKTNPALLPTVTAAAPTPTKTDKCSTPEATDLSIVKTEPESVSIKDMETEAVKQTEITSKARSNQMPKVISTSACLLCDDCPDNLEALHLLQHRKAANGEAVDSAALDPSFAALLSEAGVTLEEPPVDDLLSLLKTYFASNANPSEKELTKISESVSIPVDVVRKWFAKMNFGKYGNKTIAVSKKTETMNLSSKDALNQNGEAETDSSKEISNQASSQSGNASPSDSSPLSLNTGDLIIVKSEPEDPDAPDSQAEPLDLSLPKHIAAALETSGTPAKLQEHPLNLTCLRKEQLDGRTIYVTTPQTGGSVNIVTAAQLPTLVAIASQGCLSAINTTTKRTILIPQLTYTYATTAGNATGAKTVVLNGHKEKKVDSGSDGVSAVEEQNDSDSATLMKKRRLENGVYPCDLCSKVFQKGSSLLRHKYEHTGKRPHECNICEKAFKHKHHLIEHSRLHSGEKPYQCDKCGKRFSHSGSYSQHMNHRYSYCKKDGPDAGSGSGPRSVQSELGSPGTGLQSDSRTTTPPSQLDSDERESEEEEDDDDDEAMCMDDIRVVQVDDGECEIYEGNFEDDDDEEEDEEGEEIVEGEGEEIVEGEGEEIVEGEGKEIVEGEGKEIVEEEGEEIVEGEGKEIVEEEGEEIVEEEGEGEEIVEEDMTEEEEAEGEKQGTEVVCEVMEVEVGDDHMEDEEMEETTEEKEEAASADTEESADCEADTDKNVREGSDSTEPEDGVVTNAK; this is translated from the exons tgACAGAATTCAACAATGGCTTGGAGGCCAGTTCAGACTCTGATGACGAGGACAAGCTACACATCGTGGAGGAGGACAGCCTGCTGGAGACCGAGGTCGCCGGCGCCGAAGGGACCAAAGCGCAGGGCGGCCATGACTACGCCACAACAGTATTACCCCACAACGGTGCCCTGAACGGAG tGAAGGAGGAGTATGTGTCCGAAGAGGAGgacgatgaagaggaagaggaggaggaggacgctGAGAAGGATTCTCTAGTGGAAGATATTCTCCAGCAGGGAGACACTGCCGTCATCTTTCCTGAAGCCCCCGAGGATGAGCAGAGTCCGGCGGAGACAGGAGGCGCTGATGAAAACG GCACACCAGACTCCTTCTCCCAGCTGCACACTTGCCCCTACTGCTCCCGGGGCTACAAGCGCAACGCCTCGCTGAAGGAGCACATCAAGTATCGCCACGAGACCAGCGAGGACAACTACAGCTGCTCGCACTGCAGCTACACCTTCACCTACCGCTCGCAGCTGGAGAGGCACATGAGCCACCACCGGGGCACCAGGGAGCAG CGCCACGTCTCCCAGTCGACGGGTGGATCAGGAGGAACCGGTGGAACCCGCAAGTTCAAGTGTACCGAATGTTCCAAGGCCTTCAAGTACAAGCACCACCTGAAGGAGCACCTGCGCATTCACAGCG GTGAAAAACCCTACGAATGTTCCAACTGCAAGAAGCGATTCTCCCACTCAGGCTCCTACAGCTCCCACATCAGCAGTAAGAAGTGTGTGGGTGCAGCACCCCCCAATGGTGCCGCTCGAACGTCGATCAAATCCCCCCCACCCACCGCCCAGACAACACCAGTCGTAATTGCTCCAGCCCGCATGATTCTTAAAGAGAAGACTGAAAGCAAACCCCTCCAGGAGCAGCTGCCCATCACCCAGATCAAATCTGAACCTGTGGAATACGAGTGCAAGCCTGTGACGGCGTCAACGGCCACTTCAGCTGCAACCAACGGAGGGACGGAGCAGCCAGCCGTGGTTCCAGCTACAACCCTGCCCCAGGGGGTGGCTATGGTCGTACCCACGGTCGGCCTCATGTCGCCCATCAGCATCAATCTGAACGACTTGCAGAATGTGCTTAAGGTGGCGATGGACGGCAACGTGCTCAGGCAGGTGCTGGGGACAGCGAACGGCGTGGTGACGCAGGGGAAGCACGGAATTGTAGTCCAGCAGCCCCAGCACCAAATCATCAGCCTGCCCGCTTTCGTGGATCACGACGGCACCACCAAGATCATCATCAACTACAGCATCAGCCCTGCAGCCGCCACCACTGCCACTACCCAGCCTGCACCGCTAGTTGCCAAAACCAATCCTGCTCTCCTTCCCACTGTCACCGCTGcagcccccacccccaccaAGACAGATAAGTGTTCAACCCCAGAGGCTACCGACCTCTCCATTGTTAAGACAGAGCCAGAATCAGTGTCCATCAAAGACATGGAGACGGAGGCAGTCAAACAGACAGAAATCACTTCAAAGGCCCGATCAAATCAAATGCCAAAAGTCATCAGCACCAGTGCGTGTTTACTCTGCGATGACTGCCCCGACAACCTGGAGGCCTTACACCTCCTCCAGCACCGCAAAGCAGCCAACGGAGAGGCCGTCGACTCGGCTGCTTTGGACCCCTCGTTCGCTGCTCTGCTAAGCGAGGCGGGTGTGACGCTTGAGGAGCCACCTGTGGACGACCTCCTCTCGCTCCTCAAGACGTACTTCGCCTCCAATGCCAACCCCAGCGAGAAGGAGCTGACCAAGATCTCAGAGTCTGTCAGTATTCCCGTGGATGTGGTCAGAAAGTGGTTTGCTAAGATGAACTTTGGGAAATATGGAAATAAAACCATAGCCGTTTCAAAAAAGACTGAAACCATGAATTTGAGCTCAAAGGATGCCTTGAATCAGAatggagaggcagagacagacagctccAAAGAAATATCCAACCAAGCCTCATCACAATCTGGCAACGCTTCTCCATCAGACTCTTCACCACTAAGCCTCAACACCGGGGACCTCATCATTGTTAAGAGCGAGCCAGAAGACCCAGATGCCCCGGACTCCCAGGCCGAGCCGCTTGACCTCTCCCTCCCTAAACATATCGCCGCAGCATTGGAAACGAGCGGGACTCCTGCCAAGCTGCAGGAACATCCTCTAAACCTGACCTGCCTGAGGAAGGAGCAGCTAGACGGTCGAACCATCTACGTCACCACGCCTCAGACCGGAGGGTCTGTCAACATCGTCACCGCCGCACAGCTGCCCACATTGGTGGCTATAGCCAGTCAGGGCTGCCTCAGCGCCATCAACACGACCACAAAACGCACCATCCTCATCCCACAGCTCACCTACACCTACGCCACTACAGCCGGCAACGCCACTGGAGCTAAGACTGTCGTGCTCAACGGCCATAAG gagaagaaagTAGACAGCGGGTCGGATGGCGTCTCCGCAGTGGAGGAGCAGAATGACTCAGATTCGGCCACACTGATGAAGAAGCGGCGGCTGGAGAACGGTGTCTACCCATGTGACCTTTGCTCCAAAGTCTTCCAGAAGGGCAGCTCCCTGCTCAGGCACAAATATGAACACACAG GAAAACGGCCCCATGAGTGCAACATCTGCGAGAAGgccttcaaacacaaacaccacctGATTGAACACTCGAGGCTGCACTCCGGGGAGAAACCCTATCAGTGCGACAAGTGCGGGAAGCGCTTCTCTCACTCCGGCTCGTACTCCCAGCACATGAACCACCGCTACTCCTACTGCAAGAAGGACGGTCCGGACGCTGGCTCCGGTTCGGGGCCACGCAGCGTTCAGTCGGAGCTCGGCAGCCCCGGCACCGGACTGCAATCGGACAGCCGGACAACGACCCCGCCCTCCCAACTGGACTCAGACGAGAGGGagagcgaggaagaggaggacgacgACGACGATGAGGCCATGTGTATGGACGACATCCGAGTCGTGCAGGTGGACGATGGCGAGTGCGAGATCTACGAAGGTAACTTTGAGGACGAcgacgatgaggaggaggatgaagagggagaggagattgtggaaggagagggagaggagattgtggagggagagggagaggagattgTGGAGGGCGAGGGAAAGGAGATTGTGGAGGGCGAGGGAAAGGAGAttgtggaggaagaaggagaggagattGTGGAGGGCGAGGGAAAGGAGAttgtggaggaagaaggagaggagattgtggaggaagaaggagagggagaggagattgTGGAGGAAGACatgacagaggaggaagaggcggaAGGAGAGAAGCAGGGCACGGAGGTTGTGTGCGAAGTGATGGAGGTCGAGGTCGGGGACGATCACATGGAGGACGAAGAGATGGAGGAAACAACCgaagaaaaggaggaagcaGCAAGTGCGGATACAGAGGAAAGTGCCGACTGTGAAGCAGATACGGACAAAAACGTCAGGGAGGGGTCAGACAGCACCGAACCCGAAGACGGAGTGGTGACAAACGCCAaataa
- the LOC134866344 gene encoding zinc finger E-box-binding homeobox 1-like isoform X1, translating into MADGPRCKRRKQANPKRSSVTEFNNGLEASSDSDDEDKLHIVEEDSLLETEVAGAEGTKAQGGHDYATTVLPHNGALNGVKEEYVSEEEDDEEEEEEEDAEKDSLVEDILQQGDTAVIFPEAPEDEQSPAETGGADENGTPDSFSQLHTCPYCSRGYKRNASLKEHIKYRHETSEDNYSCSHCSYTFTYRSQLERHMSHHRGTREQRHVSQSTGGSGGTGGTRKFKCTECSKAFKYKHHLKEHLRIHSGEKPYECSNCKKRFSHSGSYSSHISSKKCVGAAPPNGAARTSIKSPPPTAQTTPVVIAPARMILKEKTESKPLQEQLPITQIKSEPVEYECKPVTASTATSAATNGGTEQPAVVPATTLPQGVAMVVPTVGLMSPISINLNDLQNVLKVAMDGNVLRQVLGTANGVVTQGKHGIVVQQPQHQIISLPAFVDHDGTTKIIINYSISPAAATTATTQPAPLVAKTNPALLPTVTAAAPTPTKTDKCSTPEATDLSIVKTEPESVSIKDMETEAVKQTEITSKARSNQMPKVISTSACLLCDDCPDNLEALHLLQHRKAANGEAVDSAALDPSFAALLSEAGVTLEEPPVDDLLSLLKTYFASNANPSEKELTKISESVSIPVDVVRKWFAKMNFGKYGNKTIAVSKKTETMNLSSKDALNQNGEAETDSSKEISNQASSQSGNASPSDSSPLSLNTGDLIIVKSEPEDPDAPDSQAEPLDLSLPKHIAAALETSGTPAKLQEHPLNLTCLRKEQLDGRTIYVTTPQTGGSVNIVTAAQLPTLVAIASQGCLSAINTTTKRTILIPQLTYTYATTAGNATGAKTVVLNGHKQEKKVDSGSDGVSAVEEQNDSDSATLMKKRRLENGVYPCDLCSKVFQKGSSLLRHKYEHTGKRPHECNICEKAFKHKHHLIEHSRLHSGEKPYQCDKCGKRFSHSGSYSQHMNHRYSYCKKDGPDAGSGSGPRSVQSELGSPGTGLQSDSRTTTPPSQLDSDERESEEEEDDDDDEAMCMDDIRVVQVDDGECEIYEGNFEDDDDEEEDEEGEEIVEGEGEEIVEGEGEEIVEGEGKEIVEGEGKEIVEEEGEEIVEGEGKEIVEEEGEEIVEEEGEGEEIVEEDMTEEEEAEGEKQGTEVVCEVMEVEVGDDHMEDEEMEETTEEKEEAASADTEESADCEADTDKNVREGSDSTEPEDGVVTNAK; encoded by the exons tgACAGAATTCAACAATGGCTTGGAGGCCAGTTCAGACTCTGATGACGAGGACAAGCTACACATCGTGGAGGAGGACAGCCTGCTGGAGACCGAGGTCGCCGGCGCCGAAGGGACCAAAGCGCAGGGCGGCCATGACTACGCCACAACAGTATTACCCCACAACGGTGCCCTGAACGGAG tGAAGGAGGAGTATGTGTCCGAAGAGGAGgacgatgaagaggaagaggaggaggaggacgctGAGAAGGATTCTCTAGTGGAAGATATTCTCCAGCAGGGAGACACTGCCGTCATCTTTCCTGAAGCCCCCGAGGATGAGCAGAGTCCGGCGGAGACAGGAGGCGCTGATGAAAACG GCACACCAGACTCCTTCTCCCAGCTGCACACTTGCCCCTACTGCTCCCGGGGCTACAAGCGCAACGCCTCGCTGAAGGAGCACATCAAGTATCGCCACGAGACCAGCGAGGACAACTACAGCTGCTCGCACTGCAGCTACACCTTCACCTACCGCTCGCAGCTGGAGAGGCACATGAGCCACCACCGGGGCACCAGGGAGCAG CGCCACGTCTCCCAGTCGACGGGTGGATCAGGAGGAACCGGTGGAACCCGCAAGTTCAAGTGTACCGAATGTTCCAAGGCCTTCAAGTACAAGCACCACCTGAAGGAGCACCTGCGCATTCACAGCG GTGAAAAACCCTACGAATGTTCCAACTGCAAGAAGCGATTCTCCCACTCAGGCTCCTACAGCTCCCACATCAGCAGTAAGAAGTGTGTGGGTGCAGCACCCCCCAATGGTGCCGCTCGAACGTCGATCAAATCCCCCCCACCCACCGCCCAGACAACACCAGTCGTAATTGCTCCAGCCCGCATGATTCTTAAAGAGAAGACTGAAAGCAAACCCCTCCAGGAGCAGCTGCCCATCACCCAGATCAAATCTGAACCTGTGGAATACGAGTGCAAGCCTGTGACGGCGTCAACGGCCACTTCAGCTGCAACCAACGGAGGGACGGAGCAGCCAGCCGTGGTTCCAGCTACAACCCTGCCCCAGGGGGTGGCTATGGTCGTACCCACGGTCGGCCTCATGTCGCCCATCAGCATCAATCTGAACGACTTGCAGAATGTGCTTAAGGTGGCGATGGACGGCAACGTGCTCAGGCAGGTGCTGGGGACAGCGAACGGCGTGGTGACGCAGGGGAAGCACGGAATTGTAGTCCAGCAGCCCCAGCACCAAATCATCAGCCTGCCCGCTTTCGTGGATCACGACGGCACCACCAAGATCATCATCAACTACAGCATCAGCCCTGCAGCCGCCACCACTGCCACTACCCAGCCTGCACCGCTAGTTGCCAAAACCAATCCTGCTCTCCTTCCCACTGTCACCGCTGcagcccccacccccaccaAGACAGATAAGTGTTCAACCCCAGAGGCTACCGACCTCTCCATTGTTAAGACAGAGCCAGAATCAGTGTCCATCAAAGACATGGAGACGGAGGCAGTCAAACAGACAGAAATCACTTCAAAGGCCCGATCAAATCAAATGCCAAAAGTCATCAGCACCAGTGCGTGTTTACTCTGCGATGACTGCCCCGACAACCTGGAGGCCTTACACCTCCTCCAGCACCGCAAAGCAGCCAACGGAGAGGCCGTCGACTCGGCTGCTTTGGACCCCTCGTTCGCTGCTCTGCTAAGCGAGGCGGGTGTGACGCTTGAGGAGCCACCTGTGGACGACCTCCTCTCGCTCCTCAAGACGTACTTCGCCTCCAATGCCAACCCCAGCGAGAAGGAGCTGACCAAGATCTCAGAGTCTGTCAGTATTCCCGTGGATGTGGTCAGAAAGTGGTTTGCTAAGATGAACTTTGGGAAATATGGAAATAAAACCATAGCCGTTTCAAAAAAGACTGAAACCATGAATTTGAGCTCAAAGGATGCCTTGAATCAGAatggagaggcagagacagacagctccAAAGAAATATCCAACCAAGCCTCATCACAATCTGGCAACGCTTCTCCATCAGACTCTTCACCACTAAGCCTCAACACCGGGGACCTCATCATTGTTAAGAGCGAGCCAGAAGACCCAGATGCCCCGGACTCCCAGGCCGAGCCGCTTGACCTCTCCCTCCCTAAACATATCGCCGCAGCATTGGAAACGAGCGGGACTCCTGCCAAGCTGCAGGAACATCCTCTAAACCTGACCTGCCTGAGGAAGGAGCAGCTAGACGGTCGAACCATCTACGTCACCACGCCTCAGACCGGAGGGTCTGTCAACATCGTCACCGCCGCACAGCTGCCCACATTGGTGGCTATAGCCAGTCAGGGCTGCCTCAGCGCCATCAACACGACCACAAAACGCACCATCCTCATCCCACAGCTCACCTACACCTACGCCACTACAGCCGGCAACGCCACTGGAGCTAAGACTGTCGTGCTCAACGGCCATAAG caggagaagaaagTAGACAGCGGGTCGGATGGCGTCTCCGCAGTGGAGGAGCAGAATGACTCAGATTCGGCCACACTGATGAAGAAGCGGCGGCTGGAGAACGGTGTCTACCCATGTGACCTTTGCTCCAAAGTCTTCCAGAAGGGCAGCTCCCTGCTCAGGCACAAATATGAACACACAG GAAAACGGCCCCATGAGTGCAACATCTGCGAGAAGgccttcaaacacaaacaccacctGATTGAACACTCGAGGCTGCACTCCGGGGAGAAACCCTATCAGTGCGACAAGTGCGGGAAGCGCTTCTCTCACTCCGGCTCGTACTCCCAGCACATGAACCACCGCTACTCCTACTGCAAGAAGGACGGTCCGGACGCTGGCTCCGGTTCGGGGCCACGCAGCGTTCAGTCGGAGCTCGGCAGCCCCGGCACCGGACTGCAATCGGACAGCCGGACAACGACCCCGCCCTCCCAACTGGACTCAGACGAGAGGGagagcgaggaagaggaggacgacgACGACGATGAGGCCATGTGTATGGACGACATCCGAGTCGTGCAGGTGGACGATGGCGAGTGCGAGATCTACGAAGGTAACTTTGAGGACGAcgacgatgaggaggaggatgaagagggagaggagattgtggaaggagagggagaggagattgtggagggagagggagaggagattgTGGAGGGCGAGGGAAAGGAGATTGTGGAGGGCGAGGGAAAGGAGAttgtggaggaagaaggagaggagattGTGGAGGGCGAGGGAAAGGAGAttgtggaggaagaaggagaggagattgtggaggaagaaggagagggagaggagattgTGGAGGAAGACatgacagaggaggaagaggcggaAGGAGAGAAGCAGGGCACGGAGGTTGTGTGCGAAGTGATGGAGGTCGAGGTCGGGGACGATCACATGGAGGACGAAGAGATGGAGGAAACAACCgaagaaaaggaggaagcaGCAAGTGCGGATACAGAGGAAAGTGCCGACTGTGAAGCAGATACGGACAAAAACGTCAGGGAGGGGTCAGACAGCACCGAACCCGAAGACGGAGTGGTGACAAACGCCAaataa